A single region of the Pseudomonas solani genome encodes:
- a CDS encoding glycosyltransferase → MILDRQGSLADVITTVGSLSESRYPELVPMLVSANAEVVGEANIPARLVQDGSHVEAINELVAGADLDWVLVVDAGVEFTSTGLLAIAQKVASDPQCRALYADEFQLTELGARGACFKPDFNLDLLLSFPLSLCRYWFIRADVFRTEGGFDPIFADAMELEFILRLVERDGLVGLEHVDEVLLTSRVPQLRANPVEQVAIERHLEQRGYQARVESFLPGRYRIDYGHEVGPKVSIVVAVRDHLSLLQRCVDSLLEKTRYGHYELLLVDCESQEPATRQWLDGVEALDSEQVKVWRFAGELNYSAMVNAVAMSVESDYLLLLSHDVRIVHEDWLEQLLNHALRPEVGVVGAKVLDAMGCIEQAGIILGLHEVAGRTFVGEPGDAAGYMNRLQVPQNYSAVGSACMMVRREAFIAVDGMDAERLGAFYGDVDLCLRIRASGLLNVWTPDCVVMRDGIDLPVLAIDGALARQAALKAEREQMLQRWLPVLARDPAYNANLSLSGHGFGFEYGTRRVRHPLLPQVLCYPADATGCGHYRIRQPLEALREAGLVEGTFSGTHLTPVELERFGAQTVVFQRQIMDPQIEGMREVKALSGAFRVYELDDYLPNLPLKSAHRETMPRDVLKSLRQAVALTDRFVVSTAPLAEAFADLHSDIRVVPNCLPLPWWSNLRSRRRRGSKPRVGWAGGSSHQGDLELIADVVRELAGEVEWVFFGMCPEKLRPYVHEFHIGVPIELYPAKLASLDLDLALAPLEQNLFNDCKSNLRLLEYGACGFPVICSDVLCYRGDLTATRVKNRFKDWVDAIRMHLSDLKATAAAGDTLRAQVLGNWMLDGENLVRWRAAWLPD, encoded by the coding sequence GACTGGGTGCTGGTGGTGGATGCCGGGGTGGAGTTCACCTCCACCGGCCTGCTCGCCATCGCCCAGAAGGTCGCCTCCGACCCGCAGTGCCGCGCGCTCTATGCCGATGAATTCCAGCTGACCGAGCTGGGCGCGCGCGGGGCCTGCTTCAAGCCGGACTTCAACCTCGACCTGCTGCTCAGCTTCCCCCTCAGCCTGTGCCGCTACTGGTTCATCCGCGCCGACGTATTCCGGACCGAGGGCGGCTTCGACCCGATCTTCGCCGACGCCATGGAGCTGGAGTTCATCCTGCGCCTGGTGGAGCGGGACGGCCTGGTGGGCCTGGAACATGTCGACGAGGTGCTGCTCACCAGCCGGGTGCCGCAGTTGCGTGCCAACCCGGTGGAGCAGGTGGCCATCGAACGCCACCTCGAACAGCGTGGTTACCAGGCGCGGGTGGAGAGCTTCCTGCCGGGGCGCTACCGCATCGACTACGGCCACGAGGTCGGGCCGAAGGTCTCCATAGTAGTGGCGGTGCGTGACCACCTGTCGCTGCTGCAGCGCTGCGTGGATAGCTTGCTGGAGAAGACCCGTTACGGTCATTACGAGCTGCTGCTGGTGGATTGCGAGAGCCAGGAGCCGGCGACCCGCCAGTGGCTGGATGGCGTCGAGGCGCTGGACAGCGAGCAGGTGAAGGTCTGGCGCTTCGCTGGCGAGCTGAATTATTCGGCGATGGTCAACGCGGTGGCGATGTCGGTGGAGTCCGACTACCTGCTGCTGCTCAGCCACGATGTGCGCATCGTGCACGAGGACTGGCTGGAGCAACTGCTCAACCACGCGCTGCGGCCCGAGGTGGGGGTGGTTGGCGCCAAGGTGCTGGATGCCATGGGCTGCATCGAGCAGGCGGGGATCATCCTCGGCCTGCACGAGGTGGCGGGGCGCACCTTCGTCGGCGAACCGGGCGATGCCGCCGGCTATATGAACCGTTTGCAGGTTCCCCAGAACTACAGCGCGGTGGGCTCGGCCTGCATGATGGTGCGGCGCGAGGCGTTCATCGCGGTGGACGGCATGGACGCGGAACGCCTCGGTGCCTTCTATGGCGATGTCGATCTGTGCCTGCGCATCCGCGCGTCCGGGCTGCTCAACGTGTGGACCCCCGATTGCGTGGTGATGCGCGACGGCATCGACCTGCCGGTGCTGGCCATCGACGGCGCCCTGGCACGCCAGGCCGCGCTCAAGGCCGAGCGCGAGCAGATGCTGCAGCGCTGGCTGCCGGTGCTGGCCCGCGACCCGGCCTACAACGCCAACCTGTCTCTGTCCGGCCACGGCTTCGGTTTCGAATACGGCACGCGGCGCGTGCGTCATCCGCTGCTGCCCCAGGTGCTCTGCTACCCGGCGGACGCCACCGGCTGCGGCCACTACCGGATTCGCCAGCCACTGGAGGCGCTGCGTGAGGCGGGCCTGGTGGAGGGTACGTTCAGCGGCACCCACCTGACGCCCGTGGAGCTGGAGCGCTTCGGTGCACAGACGGTGGTGTTCCAGCGGCAGATCATGGACCCGCAGATCGAGGGCATGCGCGAAGTGAAGGCGCTGTCCGGGGCATTCCGCGTCTACGAACTGGATGACTACCTGCCCAACCTGCCGCTCAAGAGCGCGCACCGGGAAACCATGCCGCGCGATGTGCTCAAGTCATTGCGCCAGGCGGTGGCGCTCACCGATCGCTTCGTCGTTTCCACCGCGCCGCTGGCCGAGGCCTTCGCCGACCTGCACAGCGATATCCGCGTGGTGCCGAACTGCCTGCCGTTGCCCTGGTGGAGCAATCTGCGCAGCCGGCGCCGCCGTGGCAGCAAGCCCCGGGTTGGCTGGGCGGGTGGCAGCAGCCACCAGGGTGACCTGGAGCTGATCGCCGATGTGGTCCGTGAACTGGCGGGGGAGGTGGAGTGGGTGTTCTTCGGCATGTGCCCGGAGAAGCTCCGGCCCTACGTGCACGAATTCCATATCGGCGTGCCGATCGAGTTGTATCCGGCCAAGCTGGCCAGCCTGGACCTGGACCTTGCCCTGGCGCCGCTGGAGCAGAACCTGTTCAACGACTGCAAGAGCAACCTGCGCCTGCTGGAATACGGCGCCTGTGGCTTCCCGGTGATCTGCAGCGACGTGCTCTGCTACCGCGGCGACCTCACGGCGACCCGGGTGAAGAACCGCTTCAAGGATTGGGTGGACGCCATCCGCATGCATTTGAGCGACCTCAAGGCCACCGCCGCCGCCGGCGACACCTTGCGTGCCCAGGTGCTGGGGAACTGGATGCTGGACGGGGAGAACCTGGTGCGCTGGCGCGCCGCCTGGTTGCCGGACTGA
- a CDS encoding flagellin yields MALTVNTNIASLNTQRNLNASSNSLNTSLQRLSTGSRINSAKDDAAGLQISNRLTNQISGLNQATRNANDGISLAQTAEGALQQSTNILQRIRDLSIQAASGSNSDADRAALQKEVTAQQAELSRIAETTTFGGRKLLDGTFGTTSFQVGSDAYQTIDVTLKDASSAKLGSYQVGGGASTSAAGASASGTTVAGSVVAGSGGAFASGTVTVVGNGQTKDVTLAATDSAKSIAQKFDGSIAGLSASARTVIQADVNFTSGAASFNLTVGSNTVQMVGVTSNEDLANQINSNAGKLGLTANYDQQNDKITITSATGETIEFGAATGSSAGTIDVAAQGNDGTYGGATDVAATGGKAFGYVQLDSPVSFAVTGDTTQVFSTSSSTLNTVANVDISTADGAQRALAVVDSALAAIDSQRADLGAVQNRFDNTVSNLQNISENAASARSRIKDTDFAAETATLSKNQVLQQAGTAILAQANQLPQSVLSLLQ; encoded by the coding sequence ATGGCACTTACAGTCAATACCAACATTGCTTCGCTCAACACTCAGCGCAACCTGAACGCATCGTCCAATTCGCTGAATACCTCGCTGCAGCGTCTCTCCACCGGTAGCCGTATCAACAGCGCCAAGGACGATGCCGCCGGCCTGCAGATCTCCAACCGTCTGACCAACCAGATCAGCGGCCTGAACCAGGCGACCCGCAACGCCAACGACGGTATCTCCCTGGCGCAGACCGCTGAAGGTGCACTGCAGCAATCCACCAACATCCTGCAGCGTATCCGCGACCTGTCCATCCAGGCAGCCAGCGGCTCGAACAGCGACGCCGACCGCGCGGCCCTGCAGAAAGAAGTGACCGCGCAGCAGGCCGAACTGTCCCGTATCGCTGAAACCACCACCTTCGGTGGTCGCAAGCTGCTGGACGGCACTTTCGGTACCACCAGCTTCCAGGTCGGTTCCGATGCCTACCAGACCATCGACGTGACCCTGAAGGATGCGTCCTCCGCCAAGCTGGGTTCCTACCAGGTCGGTGGTGGTGCTTCCACTTCTGCGGCCGGTGCCTCGGCATCCGGTACCACCGTTGCCGGTAGCGTGGTTGCGGGTAGCGGTGGTGCGTTCGCCTCCGGCACCGTCACCGTGGTCGGCAACGGCCAGACCAAGGACGTGACCCTCGCCGCGACCGACAGCGCGAAGAGCATCGCCCAAAAGTTCGACGGCTCGATCGCCGGCCTCTCCGCCAGCGCCCGTACCGTGATTCAGGCCGACGTCAACTTCACCTCCGGTGCAGCCTCGTTCAACCTGACCGTTGGTTCCAACACCGTGCAGATGGTAGGTGTAACCTCCAACGAAGACCTGGCCAACCAGATCAACTCCAACGCCGGTAAGCTTGGTCTCACCGCCAACTACGACCAGCAGAACGACAAGATCACCATCACCTCCGCGACTGGTGAGACGATCGAGTTCGGTGCTGCTACCGGTAGCTCCGCAGGCACCATCGACGTGGCCGCTCAGGGCAACGACGGTACCTACGGCGGCGCGACGGATGTGGCGGCGACTGGCGGCAAGGCCTTCGGTTACGTGCAGCTGGATTCCCCGGTATCCTTCGCGGTGACCGGCGATACCACCCAGGTGTTCAGCACCAGCTCGTCGACCCTGAACACCGTTGCCAACGTCGATATCTCCACCGCCGATGGTGCCCAGCGCGCCCTGGCAGTGGTCGACAGCGCCCTGGCAGCGATCGACTCCCAGCGTGCCGACCTCGGTGCTGTGCAGAACCGCTTCGATAACACCGTATCGAACCTGCAGAACATCTCCGAGAACGCCGCTTCTGCTCGTAGCCGGATCAAGGACACCGACTTCGCAGCTGAAACTGCGACCCTGTCCAAGAACCAGGTTCTGCAACAGGCCGGTACTGCGATCCTGGCCCAGGCGAACCAGCTGCCGCAGTCGGTTCTCAGCCTGCTGCAATAA
- the fliD gene encoding flagellar filament capping protein FliD has product MATTIGTVGSGLIDIDTTVKALVANARAPKQNQLDTLESKSTTKLTALGSLKSAVSEFQSAMALLNSPTSFLARTATSSNTAALNATATPSAVSGSYKINITQLAAGSKIASAAFSTGATTAFNEGSLDIKIGGNDALTIAVDSTNNTLSGIRDAINKQGADKGISATIVTDSQGSRLVLSSSKMGDGKDITMTGTSTSGSKTDLSKLNFPGPTLNPSDFGSTAEYDAAVAKAGKTLSTAQSAKLTVDGLSVVSDSNTVTTAIDGITLNLTGETEALKPLTLTVGQNSSAVKTNVQNFVTAYNKMASAISSLTKVTPWKAATRWLPRWPATPPHAHC; this is encoded by the coding sequence ATGGCTACCACCATCGGTACTGTTGGATCTGGACTCATCGATATCGATACCACTGTGAAAGCGCTGGTGGCCAACGCCCGTGCGCCCAAGCAGAACCAGCTCGATACCCTGGAGTCGAAATCCACGACCAAGCTCACCGCCCTCGGCTCCCTCAAGAGCGCCGTCAGTGAATTCCAGAGCGCCATGGCGTTGCTCAACAGCCCCACCAGTTTTCTGGCGCGGACTGCGACTTCGTCCAACACCGCGGCGCTGAACGCCACCGCGACCCCGAGTGCGGTTTCCGGCAGCTACAAGATCAACATCACCCAGTTGGCTGCAGGCAGCAAGATCGCTTCGGCGGCCTTCAGCACCGGGGCTACCACGGCCTTCAACGAAGGCTCGCTGGACATCAAGATCGGTGGTAACGATGCCTTGACCATCGCTGTCGACAGCACCAACAACACCCTTTCCGGTATCCGTGACGCCATCAACAAGCAGGGTGCGGACAAGGGCATCAGCGCCACCATCGTGACTGACAGCCAGGGTTCGCGCCTGGTGCTGAGCAGCAGCAAGATGGGGGACGGCAAAGACATCACCATGACCGGCACCAGCACCTCGGGCAGCAAAACCGACCTGAGCAAGCTGAACTTCCCCGGCCCGACCCTGAATCCTTCCGACTTCGGCTCGACCGCCGAGTACGACGCGGCCGTGGCCAAGGCCGGCAAGACCCTGTCCACCGCCCAGAGCGCCAAGTTGACGGTGGACGGCCTGAGCGTGGTCAGTGACTCCAATACCGTCACCACCGCGATCGATGGCATCACGCTCAATCTCACCGGTGAGACCGAGGCGCTCAAACCCTTGACGCTGACCGTCGGGCAGAACAGCAGCGCGGTGAAGACCAACGTGCAGAACTTCGTCACCGCGTACAACAAGATGGCCTCCGCCATCAGCTCGCTGACCAAGGTCACCCCGTGGAAGGCAGCGACCCGGTGGTTGCCGCGCTGGCCGGCGACTCCACCGCACGCGCACTGTTGA
- the fliD gene encoding flagellar filament capping protein FliD, whose amino-acid sequence MEGSDPVVAALAGDSTARALLNSMRSELVTPSSSDGSVKALASLGITTKQDGTLDLNSAKLDAAIASDYQGIADFFTGDNGLAARMTAKAKPYTDSGGVIEQRSSVLRDTIKGVDNQQKALDLRMTALQTRLYKQFTTLDSLLAQMQGTSDNLASQLDALPGLVKKN is encoded by the coding sequence GTGGAAGGCAGCGACCCGGTGGTTGCCGCGCTGGCCGGCGACTCCACCGCACGCGCACTGTTGAACTCCATGCGCAGTGAACTGGTCACCCCGAGCAGCAGCGATGGCTCGGTCAAGGCGCTGGCATCCTTGGGCATCACCACCAAGCAGGACGGCACCCTGGATCTCAACTCCGCCAAGCTGGATGCGGCCATCGCCTCCGACTACCAGGGCATCGCCGACTTCTTCACCGGTGACAACGGCCTGGCTGCGCGCATGACCGCGAAGGCCAAGCCGTACACTGACTCTGGTGGCGTCATCGAGCAGCGCAGTTCGGTGCTGCGCGACACCATCAAGGGCGTCGACAACCAGCAGAAAGCGCTGGACCTGCGCATGACCGCGCTGCAGACCCGTCTGTACAAGCAGTTCACCACCCTGGACTCGTTGCTGGCGCAGATGCAGGGCACCAGCGACAACCTCGCTTCGCAGCTCGACGCCTTGCCTGGCCTGGTCAAGAAGAACTGA
- the fliS gene encoding flagellar export chaperone FliS encodes MRAMLAMKQYQQVNVQAQVSDASPHRLIQMLMEGGLERMAQAQGAMMREQGPLKGELISKSIGIIGGLREALDPSRGGEVAANLDRLYEYMIARLIHANKANDPAVLTEVAGLLREVKSGWDAIAP; translated from the coding sequence ATGAGAGCGATGTTGGCCATGAAGCAGTATCAGCAGGTGAACGTGCAGGCTCAGGTGTCTGACGCCAGCCCGCATCGTTTGATCCAGATGCTGATGGAAGGCGGCCTCGAACGCATGGCGCAGGCCCAGGGTGCGATGATGCGCGAGCAGGGACCGCTGAAAGGCGAGCTGATCAGCAAATCCATCGGTATCATCGGCGGCCTTCGCGAGGCGCTGGACCCGTCTCGCGGTGGCGAAGTCGCGGCCAACCTCGACCGCCTCTATGAATACATGATCGCGCGCCTTATCCACGCCAATAAAGCCAACGACCCGGCGGTGCTCACCGAGGTGGCCGGCCTGTTGCGTGAAGTGAAGTCCGGCTGGGATGCCATTGCGCCCTGA
- a CDS encoding flagellar protein FliT — protein sequence MSHIMLKQIEETRLALVSAFESQDWESVSQLDRQCRDQVSVAMLDCADIEEGLRTQLEALIDVYRRLTESCAQQRDQVASELSNLVRSNQGAKVYQLFG from the coding sequence ATGAGCCACATCATGCTCAAGCAGATCGAAGAAACCCGCCTGGCCCTGGTCTCCGCCTTCGAGAGCCAGGACTGGGAGAGCGTGAGCCAGCTCGACCGCCAGTGCCGCGATCAGGTGAGCGTCGCCATGCTCGATTGCGCCGATATCGAGGAGGGCCTGCGCACGCAACTGGAGGCCCTGATCGACGTCTACCGTCGCCTGACCGAATCCTGCGCCCAGCAGCGCGACCAGGTGGCCAGCGAGCTCAGCAATCTCGTCCGCTCCAACCAGGGTGCCAAGGTCTATCAGCTGTTCGGTTGA
- a CDS encoding sigma-54 dependent transcriptional regulator codes for MWRETKILLIDDNSDRRRDLAVILNFLGEEHLACASRDWRDAVGALSATRDVLCILLGDVESKGGTTELLKQVATWDEFLPVLLIDQAVPADWSDEVRRRVLASLEMPPSYNKLLDSLHRAQVYREMYDQARERGRQREPNLFRSLVGTSRAIQQVRQMMQQVADTDASVLILGESGTGKEVVARNLHYHSKRRDAPFVPVNCGAIPAELLESELFGHEKGAFTGAITSRAGRFELANGGTLFLDEIGDMPLPMQVKLLRVLQERTFERVGSNKTQNVDVRIIAATHKNLEQMIETGGFREDLYYRLNVFPIEMAPLRERVEDIPLLMNELISRMEHEKRGSIRFNSAAIMSLCNHDWPGNVRELANLVERMAIMHPYGVIGVTELPKKFRHVDDEDEQLAASLREELEERSAIGAGLPGVSSPAMLPPEGLDLKDYLGNLEQGLIQQALDDAAGVVARAAERLRIRRTTLVEKMRKYGMSRRDDEMAED; via the coding sequence ATGTGGCGTGAAACCAAGATTCTGCTGATTGACGACAACAGCGATCGCCGCCGTGATCTGGCGGTCATTCTGAACTTTCTCGGCGAAGAGCATCTGGCCTGCGCCAGCCGCGACTGGCGTGACGCCGTCGGCGCGCTGAGCGCCACCCGTGATGTGCTTTGCATCCTCCTGGGCGATGTCGAGTCCAAGGGCGGCACCACCGAGCTGCTCAAGCAGGTCGCCACCTGGGACGAGTTCCTTCCCGTGCTGCTGATCGACCAGGCGGTTCCGGCCGACTGGTCCGATGAGGTCCGCCGCCGCGTGCTGGCCAGCCTCGAGATGCCGCCCAGCTACAACAAGCTGCTGGATTCCCTGCACCGCGCCCAGGTCTATCGCGAGATGTACGACCAGGCCCGCGAGCGCGGCCGCCAGCGCGAGCCGAACCTGTTCCGCAGCCTGGTGGGCACCAGCCGTGCCATCCAGCAGGTGCGGCAGATGATGCAGCAGGTGGCCGATACCGACGCCAGCGTGCTGATCCTCGGCGAGTCGGGCACCGGCAAGGAAGTGGTGGCGCGCAACCTGCACTACCACTCCAAGCGCCGCGATGCGCCCTTCGTACCGGTCAACTGCGGCGCCATCCCCGCCGAGCTGCTGGAAAGTGAGCTGTTCGGCCATGAGAAGGGTGCCTTCACCGGTGCCATCACCAGCCGTGCCGGGCGCTTCGAGCTGGCCAACGGCGGCACCCTGTTCCTCGACGAGATCGGCGACATGCCGCTGCCGATGCAGGTCAAGCTGCTGCGAGTGCTGCAGGAGCGCACCTTCGAGCGCGTGGGCAGCAACAAGACGCAGAACGTCGACGTGCGCATCATCGCTGCCACCCACAAGAACCTCGAGCAGATGATCGAGACCGGTGGTTTCCGTGAGGACCTCTACTACCGCCTCAACGTCTTCCCCATCGAGATGGCCCCGCTGCGCGAGCGCGTGGAGGACATCCCGCTGCTGATGAACGAGCTGATTTCGCGCATGGAGCACGAGAAGCGCGGCTCCATCCGCTTCAACTCCGCCGCCATCATGTCGCTGTGCAACCACGACTGGCCGGGCAACGTCCGCGAGCTGGCCAACCTGGTGGAGCGCATGGCGATCATGCATCCCTATGGCGTCATCGGCGTGACCGAGCTGCCGAAGAAATTCCGCCACGTGGACGACGAGGACGAGCAACTGGCCGCCAGCCTGCGCGAAGAACTCGAAGAGCGCTCCGCCATCGGTGCCGGCCTGCCCGGCGTCAGCAGCCCGGCGATGCTCCCGCCCGAGGGCCTGGACCTCAAGGATTACCTGGGCAACCTGGAGCAGGGGCTGATCCAGCAGGCGCTGGACGACGCCGCCGGTGTCGTGGCCCGTGCCGCCGAGCGTTTGCGCATCCGCCGCACCACCCTGGTGGAGAAGATGCGCAAGTACGGCATGAGCCGTCGCGACGACGAAATGGCAGAAGATTGA
- a CDS encoding sensor histidine kinase, translating to MTASASPSQKPESASAAPVEEAGRASLEQAFAMFNQMSNQLSESYSLLEARVTELKGQLALVSAQRMQELAEKERLALRLQSLLDLLPGGVIVIDGQGVVREANPVARSLLGKPLVGMLWREVIARSFAPRKDDGHEISMKDGRRLSIATRSLNGEPGQLVLLADLTETRLLQDQLARHERLSALGRMVASLAHQIRTPLSAALLYASHLTEQVLPVEQQQRFAGRLKERLHELEHQVRDMLIFARGDLPLPDRLKPVMLFAALRSAAESHVTGLSVRWQCDASGGELLCNRDTLVGSLLNLIENAIQASGRDVRLKIHLYSRDGTLRLCISDNGPGMDAATLARLGEPFFTTKTTGTGLGLAVVKAVARAHQGELLLSSRPGRGTCATLVLPLLGTAQPVIQE from the coding sequence ATGACCGCCAGTGCCAGCCCATCGCAGAAACCTGAGTCCGCCAGTGCGGCGCCCGTAGAAGAGGCCGGCAGAGCCAGCCTCGAACAGGCGTTCGCCATGTTCAACCAGATGTCCAACCAGCTGAGCGAGTCGTACAGCCTGCTGGAGGCGCGGGTGACCGAGCTCAAGGGGCAGCTGGCCCTGGTCAGCGCCCAGCGCATGCAGGAACTGGCGGAGAAAGAGCGCCTGGCCCTGCGCCTGCAAAGCCTGCTCGACCTGCTGCCCGGTGGCGTCATCGTCATCGATGGCCAGGGCGTGGTCCGTGAAGCCAATCCCGTGGCGCGCAGCCTGCTCGGCAAGCCGCTGGTGGGGATGCTCTGGCGCGAGGTTATCGCGCGCAGCTTCGCTCCGCGCAAGGACGATGGTCACGAGATTTCCATGAAGGATGGGCGTCGCCTGTCTATCGCCACCCGTTCCTTGAACGGCGAGCCCGGGCAACTGGTGCTGCTCGCCGACCTCACCGAAACCCGTCTCCTGCAGGATCAGCTGGCCCGCCACGAGCGGCTTTCTGCCCTGGGGCGCATGGTCGCGTCCCTGGCCCATCAGATCCGTACGCCGCTCTCCGCCGCGCTGCTCTATGCCAGCCACCTCACCGAGCAGGTGCTGCCGGTGGAGCAGCAACAGCGTTTCGCCGGTCGCCTCAAGGAGCGGCTGCACGAGCTCGAACACCAGGTGCGTGACATGCTGATCTTCGCCCGTGGCGACCTGCCGCTGCCGGATCGGCTGAAACCGGTGATGCTCTTCGCCGCGCTGCGCTCGGCCGCCGAATCCCATGTCACCGGCCTTTCGGTGCGCTGGCAATGCGACGCCAGTGGCGGCGAGCTGCTGTGCAACCGCGACACTCTGGTGGGGTCGCTGCTCAACCTCATCGAGAACGCCATCCAGGCCTCCGGCCGCGATGTGCGCCTCAAGATCCACCTGTACAGCCGCGACGGCACGTTGCGCCTGTGCATCAGTGACAACGGCCCGGGCATGGATGCCGCTACCCTGGCTCGCCTGGGCGAACCCTTCTTCACCACCAAGACCACCGGAACGGGCCTCGGCCTCGCGGTGGTCAAGGCGGTGGCGCGCGCACACCAGGGCGAGTTGCTGCTCAGCTCCCGCCCGGGTCGTGGCACCTGCGCCACCCTGGTCCTGCCGTTGCTTGGCACGGCACAGCCGGTAATTCAGGAGTAA
- the fleR gene encoding sigma-54-dependent response regulator transcription factor FleR, with the protein MTVKVLLVEDDRALREALADTLMLGGYDFREADSGEAALVALGEEPFGMMISDVNMPGMDGHQLLALVRTRYPQLPVLLMTAYGAVERAVDAIRQGAADYLVKPFEPRALLELVERHALGRASAGEGEGPVAQEPASLQLLELAARVARSDSTVLISGESGTGKEVLARYIHQQSPRANKPFIAINCAAIPDNMLEATLFGHEKGAFTGAIAAQPGKFELADGGTILLDEISEMPLGLQAKLLRVLQEREVERVGARKPIELDIRVLATTNRDLAGEVAAGRFREDLYYRLSVFPLAWRALRERPADILPLAERLLGKHVKKMNHAPVRFSAEARQALVSHPWPGNVRELDNAIQRALILQQGGLIQPHDLCLTAPIGMAVAPVSVPLSPVAAAVPAPVGLPVSPAAPAADAAGALGEDLRRHEFQMIIDTLRSERGRRKEAAERLGISPRTLRYKLAQMRDAGMDVEAYLYAS; encoded by the coding sequence ATGACCGTCAAAGTTCTGTTGGTCGAAGACGACCGTGCCCTGCGCGAAGCGCTTGCCGACACCCTGATGCTCGGCGGCTACGACTTCCGCGAAGCGGATAGCGGCGAGGCCGCCCTGGTGGCCCTGGGCGAGGAGCCCTTCGGCATGATGATCAGCGACGTCAACATGCCCGGCATGGATGGCCACCAGTTGCTCGCGCTGGTGCGTACCCGCTACCCGCAACTGCCGGTGCTGCTGATGACCGCCTATGGCGCGGTCGAGCGTGCGGTCGACGCGATCCGCCAGGGTGCCGCCGACTACCTGGTCAAGCCCTTCGAGCCGCGCGCGCTGCTGGAGTTGGTCGAGCGCCATGCCCTGGGACGCGCCAGCGCTGGTGAAGGGGAGGGCCCCGTGGCCCAGGAGCCGGCCAGCCTGCAACTGCTGGAACTGGCCGCCCGTGTGGCCCGCAGCGACTCCACCGTGCTGATCTCCGGTGAGTCCGGTACCGGCAAGGAAGTGCTCGCCCGCTACATCCACCAGCAGTCACCGCGTGCCAACAAGCCCTTCATCGCCATCAACTGCGCGGCGATCCCCGACAACATGCTCGAGGCGACCCTGTTCGGTCACGAGAAGGGTGCCTTCACCGGTGCCATCGCCGCCCAGCCCGGCAAGTTCGAACTGGCCGATGGCGGCACCATCCTCCTCGACGAGATTTCCGAGATGCCCCTGGGCCTGCAGGCCAAGCTGCTGCGCGTACTGCAGGAGCGCGAGGTGGAGCGGGTCGGCGCGCGCAAGCCCATCGAGCTGGACATCCGCGTACTGGCCACCACCAACCGCGACCTCGCCGGCGAAGTGGCGGCGGGGCGCTTCCGCGAGGACCTCTATTACCGCCTCTCGGTCTTCCCCCTGGCCTGGCGCGCGTTGCGCGAGCGCCCGGCGGACATCCTGCCCCTGGCCGAGCGCCTGCTGGGCAAGCACGTCAAGAAAATGAACCATGCCCCGGTGCGCTTCTCCGCCGAGGCGCGCCAGGCGCTGGTCAGCCACCCCTGGCCGGGCAACGTCCGCGAACTGGACAACGCCATCCAGCGTGCGCTGATCCTCCAGCAGGGCGGCCTGATCCAGCCCCACGACCTGTGCCTCACCGCGCCCATCGGCATGGCCGTCGCACCGGTATCGGTACCCCTGAGCCCGGTCGCCGCCGCCGTCCCGGCGCCGGTCGGCCTGCCCGTCAGCCCTGCCGCGCCCGCTGCTGACGCTGCGGGCGCGCTGGGCGAAGACCTGCGTCGGCACGAGTTCCAGATGATCATCGACACCCTGCGTTCCGAGCGCGGCCGCCGCAAGGAAGCCGCCGAACGCCTGGGCATCAGCCCGCGCACCCTGCGCTACAAGCTCGCGCAGATGCGCGATGCGGGGATGGATGTGGAGGCGTATTTGTATGCCAGCTGA
- the fliE gene encoding flagellar hook-basal body complex protein FliE has translation MSQGVEFNRLMLEMRSMQMEAMARTKPVVSATPEVNAPSFSDMLGQAVNKVNETQQASSQLATAFETGQSGVDITDVMIASQKASVSFQAMTQVRNKLVQAYQDIMQMPV, from the coding sequence ATGAGCCAGGGTGTCGAATTCAATCGCCTGATGTTGGAAATGCGCTCCATGCAGATGGAGGCCATGGCCCGTACCAAGCCCGTGGTCAGCGCTACGCCCGAGGTCAATGCGCCGAGCTTCTCCGACATGCTCGGCCAGGCCGTTAACAAGGTGAACGAAACCCAGCAGGCGTCCAGCCAGCTCGCCACTGCCTTCGAGACGGGCCAGAGCGGCGTCGATATCACCGATGTGATGATTGCCTCGCAGAAGGCCAGCGTGTCGTTCCAGGCCATGACTCAGGTGCGCAACAAGCTGGTCCAGGCGTATCAAGACATCATGCAGATGCCGGTTTAA